One window from the genome of Desulforamulus ruminis DSM 2154 encodes:
- a CDS encoding HU family DNA-binding protein, giving the protein MANSYSETKEGPYLNKAELISAVAEKTELTKKDAEKAVSAVLSSVEEALAKGDKIQLVGFGTFESKPRKAREGRNPQTGETIQIPATRVPVFKPGKVLKDAVANLSVE; this is encoded by the coding sequence ATAGCAAATAGTTACTCTGAAACCAAGGAGGGTCCTTATTTGAACAAGGCTGAACTAATTTCTGCCGTAGCAGAAAAAACCGAATTGACCAAGAAAGATGCTGAAAAAGCAGTATCTGCGGTATTAAGCAGTGTTGAGGAAGCACTGGCCAAAGGCGACAAGATCCAGTTGGTGGGTTTTGGTACTTTTGAATCCAAACCCCGTAAAGCTCGTGAAGGTCGTAACCCCCAGACCGGGGAGACCATCCAAATTCCTGCTACCAGAGTTCCTGTGTTTAAGCCCGGCAAAGTATTAAAAGATGCAGTGGCTAACCTGTCCGTTGAGTAG
- a CDS encoding RNA-binding S4 domain-containing protein — protein sequence MRLDKFLKVARVIKRRTLAKEVCDSGHATVNGRVAKAGLEVKPGDRVELNFGSRKVIFEILEIKETIPAKEADRLYKILE from the coding sequence TTGAGACTGGACAAGTTTCTCAAAGTTGCCCGGGTGATAAAACGTCGAACCCTGGCCAAGGAAGTCTGCGATAGCGGTCATGCCACGGTGAACGGTAGGGTGGCCAAGGCGGGGTTGGAGGTAAAGCCAGGAGACAGGGTTGAGCTGAATTTCGGTTCAAGAAAAGTTATTTTTGAAATTTTGGAGATTAAAGAGACCATACCTGCAAAGGAAGCGGATCGTCTTTATAAAATTCTTGAATAA
- a CDS encoding SpoIID/LytB domain-containing protein, with the protein MKTLGRLFFILILVAAITVVGCAREPERKPAPKSLKEEPTISLYDNETGQKKNILMEEYVTAVVAAEMEPTWPVDALAAQAILARTFTMENIESGRVKELHGTDVSTSVEESQAYDPSRINENVKKAVQKTRGQVITYNGDYVKAWFSASNGGKTASALEGLAYQKTQTPYIRANIDDPMSLENTLPEIKQWTATIPGEKVREAVKSISGQDSGPLNSAAIAQKGPSGRTMKLSINNTQVGGPAFRLAAGSTEIRSMFLTNVAVEGGNLVLTGKGYGHGVGMSQWGARNMALQGKSPQEIIKFYFKDIEIQKLYK; encoded by the coding sequence ATGAAAACCCTAGGCCGTCTTTTTTTCATCTTAATCTTAGTGGCAGCCATCACGGTGGTTGGTTGCGCCAGAGAACCCGAAAGAAAACCCGCGCCAAAGTCTTTAAAAGAGGAGCCGACCATTTCCCTGTATGATAATGAAACCGGACAGAAGAAAAATATACTGATGGAAGAGTATGTTACGGCGGTGGTTGCCGCTGAAATGGAACCCACCTGGCCTGTGGATGCCCTGGCGGCACAAGCGATCCTGGCCCGGACTTTTACCATGGAAAACATAGAATCCGGACGAGTGAAAGAACTTCACGGCACCGATGTTTCCACCAGTGTGGAAGAATCACAAGCCTATGACCCTTCCCGCATTAATGAAAATGTAAAAAAAGCGGTACAGAAGACCAGAGGACAGGTCATCACCTACAACGGCGACTATGTCAAGGCCTGGTTTTCCGCCAGCAACGGGGGCAAGACAGCCAGTGCCCTGGAGGGATTAGCTTACCAGAAGACTCAGACTCCTTACATCCGAGCCAATATCGACGACCCCATGTCCCTGGAAAACACGTTACCGGAGATCAAACAATGGACCGCCACTATCCCCGGCGAAAAAGTCCGGGAAGCGGTTAAAAGCATATCCGGGCAGGATTCCGGCCCCCTCAATTCCGCCGCCATTGCCCAGAAAGGGCCTTCGGGACGCACCATGAAACTCAGCATCAATAATACTCAGGTAGGAGGTCCTGCCTTCCGGTTGGCAGCCGGCAGCACGGAAATTCGCTCCATGTTTTTGACCAACGTGGCAGTGGAAGGGGGCAATCTGGTGCTAACCGGTAAGGGATACGGCCATGGGGTGGGAATGTCCCAGTGGGGCGCCAGAAATATGGCTCTGCAAGGCAAATCACCCCAGGAAATTATTAAATTTTACTTTAAGGACATCGAAATACAAAAGCTTTATAAATAA
- a CDS encoding HD domain-containing protein, producing the protein MPEIRDPIHGFISVSCDERKIIDTRYFQRLRRIRQLGTTYLLYPAAEHTRFPHSLGVMHISSLIFDKLVEKRGTVLRWSSAEKEKYKQMLRLASLLHDLGHAPFSHVSDDLFDAALKGHEGMAAKMITETEIGQIIDKIGREHGFGSKDIAAMIMGQVFTKEEQLITNIFSSELDSDKMDYLLRDSLFTGVKYGYYDLDRVLNVLNLFPKDGGWIVGVDHDGVQAVEGLILARYFMFAQVYLHRTRRIYDKIMVNLLKDLLLEKNGKKRLPTNPEKFILWDDDAVLQEAKNSSSLWAERFLNRKHLKCVWETDPRPLKEERAYQTRIKDELESRYKSSQVIVDQYQKAPIKFDIDGTPTIHVLSNQSATEAFSFRDKAPIVAKLEEPIYIFRVYTDEENAKEVKDYADMRYVILKGGGN; encoded by the coding sequence ATGCCTGAGATTAGAGATCCTATCCATGGATTTATTAGTGTTAGCTGTGATGAAAGAAAAATAATTGATACAAGGTATTTCCAAAGGCTTCGCAGGATTAGACAGTTAGGGACTACTTATTTATTATATCCTGCTGCGGAACATACCCGCTTTCCCCATTCTCTAGGAGTTATGCACATATCTTCTTTGATTTTTGATAAGTTAGTGGAAAAGCGTGGAACCGTTTTGAGATGGAGTTCTGCTGAAAAAGAAAAATACAAACAAATGCTAAGATTGGCATCATTGCTACATGATCTAGGTCATGCTCCGTTTTCTCATGTTTCAGATGATCTCTTCGATGCCGCCCTAAAGGGGCACGAAGGCATGGCGGCAAAAATGATTACAGAAACGGAAATTGGCCAAATCATTGACAAAATAGGTAGAGAGCACGGTTTTGGGTCCAAAGATATTGCGGCCATGATTATGGGGCAAGTTTTTACAAAAGAAGAACAGTTAATAACAAATATTTTTAGTTCTGAATTAGATTCTGACAAGATGGATTATCTTCTAAGAGACTCGTTATTTACAGGGGTAAAATATGGATATTATGATCTAGATAGAGTTTTGAATGTACTTAACCTCTTTCCAAAAGACGGGGGATGGATAGTCGGGGTAGATCATGATGGGGTACAAGCGGTTGAAGGTCTTATCTTAGCCCGGTATTTTATGTTTGCTCAAGTTTATCTGCATAGGACGAGAAGAATATATGATAAAATTATGGTGAATTTATTAAAAGATTTATTGTTAGAAAAAAATGGCAAAAAGAGGTTGCCTACTAACCCAGAAAAATTTATACTATGGGATGATGATGCCGTTTTACAAGAAGCCAAGAATTCTTCAAGTCTTTGGGCAGAGAGGTTTTTGAATAGAAAGCATCTAAAATGTGTTTGGGAAACAGATCCAAGGCCATTAAAAGAAGAAAGGGCTTACCAAACCCGGATAAAGGACGAACTAGAGTCACGATATAAATCAAGTCAAGTAATTGTAGACCAATATCAAAAGGCACCGATTAAATTTGATATTGACGGGACACCAACCATCCATGTGTTAAGTAATCAAAGTGCCACAGAAGCTTTTTCCTTTAGGGATAAAGCACCTATAGTTGCAAAATTAGAAGAACCGATTTATATCTTTCGAGTTTATACTGACGAGGAAAATGCCAAAGAGGTAAAAGATTATGCTGATATGAGATATGTAATTTTAAAAGGAGGTGGAAACTAA
- the yabP gene encoding sporulation protein YabP has translation MEGKGKHFLTIDERKKLTLDGVQHVGSFDESEITLDTNMGFLQLKGEGMHITHLNLDEGNLVVEGYIHGIAYIEGRNAKGGKSRGKGIMNRLLK, from the coding sequence GTGGAAGGCAAGGGAAAACATTTTTTGACCATTGATGAAAGAAAAAAATTAACCTTGGATGGGGTCCAGCATGTAGGGAGTTTTGATGAAAGTGAAATTACCCTGGATACGAATATGGGTTTTTTACAGTTAAAGGGCGAAGGAATGCACATTACTCATCTTAATCTTGACGAGGGAAATCTGGTGGTGGAAGGATATATTCACGGGATTGCCTATATCGAAGGCCGCAATGCCAAGGGAGGCAAGTCCAGAGGCAAAGGAATAATGAACCGTTTGCTGAAATAA
- the yabQ gene encoding spore cortex biosynthesis protein YabQ: protein MPELAWRVVHGLVPLLDQFYYFALTILIGMVAGFCYDLYKVTRGTLRLRRFGTALGDIFFWLILTGVVFILLLLGNWGEVRLYVFLGLALGVILYLNFFSRSTTSLLNLFFRAIRQLGLWLLMLLALIWKALCLPFRILYLMVAVPLGWTAKVLNKVTGRLIGKPVRRLKQKLRNRIASIFPIFEYKDRE from the coding sequence TTGCCTGAACTGGCGTGGAGGGTGGTGCATGGTTTGGTTCCCTTGCTGGATCAGTTTTACTATTTTGCGTTGACCATTTTAATCGGTATGGTAGCAGGATTTTGTTACGATCTTTATAAAGTGACCAGGGGAACATTAAGGCTCCGGCGGTTTGGAACCGCCCTTGGAGACATCTTTTTCTGGCTTATTTTAACCGGGGTTGTTTTCATTTTATTGCTTCTGGGCAACTGGGGAGAGGTTCGATTATATGTATTCCTGGGATTAGCCCTGGGCGTGATCCTATATCTGAACTTCTTCAGCCGCAGCACAACTTCTCTGTTGAATTTGTTTTTTCGGGCCATTCGCCAGTTAGGATTATGGCTTTTAATGTTATTGGCATTGATTTGGAAGGCCCTATGCCTGCCTTTTCGAATCCTATACCTGATGGTGGCCGTACCTCTGGGCTGGACCGCCAAAGTGTTGAATAAAGTGACCGGCAGACTGATCGGGAAACCGGTAAGACGGTTAAAACAAAAGCTAAGAAATCGAATTGCCTCTATTTTCCCCATTTTTGAATATAAAGACCGGGAATAA
- a CDS encoding helix-turn-helix transcriptional regulator produces the protein MQVEIRGAEKLSFRERQVVTLKEMGYSTERIAKQLKLSPSSVATLFNRARAKGYQVVIVIPGNSLGLFEPEDEEELGK, from the coding sequence TTGCAGGTAGAAATTCGAGGTGCCGAAAAACTTAGTTTTCGAGAACGGCAAGTGGTTACCTTGAAAGAAATGGGTTATTCCACCGAGCGGATAGCCAAACAATTAAAATTAAGTCCGAGTTCCGTGGCGACGCTTTTTAACCGGGCAAGGGCCAAAGGATACCAGGTTGTAATTGTGATACCGGGTAATAGCCTCGGATTATTTGAACCCGAGGACGAGGAGGAACTGGGTAAATGA
- a CDS encoding FtsB family cell division protein yields the protein MISADKGKVAELKLHQKNKEPAPKHRRNRGGTRLILFVCLAVVGYMIFSLGSQISYLHAMQTNVETIQGQMEELKQKNTALREEIKKIKSDAYVEQVAREQLGLVKPGETLVVPTQSPEAAGSQEMPKTPETNKQENPFNVRDKNIYD from the coding sequence ATGATTTCCGCGGATAAAGGGAAGGTGGCAGAATTAAAGCTGCACCAGAAAAATAAGGAACCAGCTCCCAAGCATCGGAGGAACCGTGGAGGTACCCGGCTGATTTTATTTGTCTGCCTAGCAGTGGTAGGATATATGATTTTTTCCCTGGGAAGCCAGATCAGTTACCTGCATGCCATGCAGACCAATGTAGAAACCATTCAAGGCCAGATGGAAGAGCTAAAGCAGAAGAATACCGCGTTACGGGAAGAAATCAAAAAAATAAAGTCGGATGCCTATGTGGAGCAGGTAGCAAGAGAACAACTTGGCCTAGTTAAGCCGGGAGAGACCCTGGTGGTGCCCACCCAAAGCCCTGAAGCTGCCGGATCCCAGGAGATGCCAAAGACACCGGAGACAAATAAACAGGAAAATCCCTTCAATGTAAGAGATAAGAACATATATGACTAG
- a CDS encoding S1 RNA-binding domain-containing protein: MALEQGSIVEGVITGITNFGAFVELPGGQTGLVHISEVAAVYVKDINEFLKVNDKVKVKIISVDPKGKIGLSLKQANPSANPGGSFRGPRKPKFEPSFEDKLARFIKDSDERLSELKRHTDSKRGGRGNSRF, from the coding sequence ATGGCTTTGGAGCAAGGTAGCATCGTAGAAGGGGTTATTACAGGGATTACGAATTTTGGTGCGTTTGTGGAATTGCCCGGCGGTCAAACAGGACTTGTTCATATTTCAGAAGTAGCTGCGGTTTATGTTAAGGATATTAACGAGTTCCTTAAGGTAAACGACAAAGTGAAAGTAAAGATTATTTCTGTAGATCCTAAGGGAAAGATTGGTTTATCCTTAAAGCAGGCCAACCCCTCTGCAAATCCCGGCGGGTCTTTCCGGGGGCCCCGTAAACCCAAATTTGAACCATCCTTTGAAGACAAACTGGCCCGTTTTATCAAAGACAGTGATGAACGTTTGTCAGAATTAAAGCGGCACACGGATTCCAAAAGGGGAGGCCGTGGCAATTCAAGGTTTTAA
- a CDS encoding phosphatase, whose translation MRLAGIDIGTNSTRLLLAEVEGERVAAVKTDLITTRLGQGINGGSLLPEAMERTLLALEQFLEQIHVFGAKGIITAATSAVRDAVNKEEFLQRVKQRTGLQVLVLSGMEEAAASYRGVLSGLSGCSESTLVLDVGGGSTEMIWPEKQGIQYVSCPVGAVRMTEGGHSPGQITAMLADTLQRIREQAAKDLSLVAVGGTATSLAAMSLQLEQYQPELVHGSYLPLAEIERLYAVLAAAGPQGRKKIKGLQPQRADIILAGVKIIEIVLQGLNLPGLRVSEADILHGLVIKLARSLSE comes from the coding sequence ATGCGTCTTGCCGGAATTGATATAGGAACCAACTCCACCCGGTTGTTACTGGCCGAGGTTGAAGGGGAGAGGGTTGCTGCGGTAAAAACAGACCTAATCACAACCCGCCTGGGGCAGGGAATTAACGGGGGCAGTCTGCTGCCGGAGGCCATGGAACGCACCCTTCTTGCCTTGGAGCAATTTTTAGAACAGATCCATGTCTTTGGGGCAAAGGGAATCATTACGGCTGCCACCAGTGCCGTTCGGGATGCTGTGAATAAAGAAGAGTTTCTGCAAAGGGTGAAGCAGAGAACCGGTTTGCAAGTGCTTGTATTATCGGGGATGGAAGAGGCTGCCGCCAGCTACCGGGGGGTTCTCTCAGGACTGTCGGGCTGCTCGGAGTCAACCTTGGTGCTGGATGTTGGGGGCGGAAGTACCGAAATGATTTGGCCGGAGAAGCAGGGGATCCAATACGTCAGTTGCCCGGTGGGAGCGGTCCGTATGACCGAGGGAGGACATTCCCCCGGACAAATCACCGCAATGCTGGCGGACACCCTGCAAAGAATCAGAGAACAGGCGGCCAAAGATTTATCCCTGGTGGCCGTAGGCGGGACAGCCACCAGCCTGGCGGCCATGTCCCTGCAATTGGAGCAATATCAACCGGAGTTGGTGCACGGCAGCTACCTTCCTTTAGCGGAAATTGAAAGGCTGTATGCGGTTCTGGCAGCAGCCGGTCCCCAGGGAAGGAAAAAAATTAAGGGATTGCAGCCTCAGCGGGCCGACATCATTTTAGCCGGAGTCAAAATTATTGAGATTGTCCTACAAGGCTTGAATTTACCCGGCCTGAGAGTTTCGGAAGCAGATATCTTGCATGGACTGGTTATAAAATTAGCTCGATCGCTGTCGGAATAA
- the spoIIE gene encoding stage II sporulation protein E, whose translation MGLLFDRVDIYTYHRSGRGPGKRKTPRFIGTPSQKTEFGGRTFSLAWVAKTLTKEAFILSLVGFFLGRVLLLGELSPFGVAFTCAAAWLFEPLPLVAAAVMVGLFTVTEGFAFWSSVAVVAAAFLAMSSIKSQINRPLLVVPGLVTVVTLAVRVVFITVHGPALYSYITATFESFFAGVLTFIFLQCLEPFARGAVRKTLSGETAFCFMVLMAGIIAGTANLEYQFVTLRGVMSRLVILLGALTGGAGIGAASGAIVGVIPGFAFVVSPVIIGAFSFAGLLAGAARSFGKLAVAVGFLLGNILLSVYVSDYGNLKTVLAETAIATVLFLLVPAVVQEKIKEHLPGSSKEAPVPTPIQESRLRELTVNRIKDWSSVFSELSRSFEQVSSTVQKSQEEQGLQQLFAEVSKKVCEGCALYRTCWERDYYRTYQNLLDILSVVEIQGKISVEDLSDDLKKRCARLKEMCITITCLYETYKVNRYWQQRLLESRELVSEQLKGVSQIMESLSGELELDVELDGEIDEALKYRFQKLGIDIEDLYTLHKEDGLMEVGIVKEACRGEMECRFTIAPVVSKVVGRAFNVASTKCQLKEGEDLCTFKLYPALKYRLDIGVAKLGKDGHPISGDSYSIIELKEGRVALLLSDGMGTGPKAAKESGTVVSLLEHLLESGFGQDLAVRTVNSIMMLRSTEETFSTVDLVVLDLYTGNGTFLKIGAVPSYLARGKRVGIVKANALPVGVLENIQFTSVNRVLEEGDWLVMVTDGILDAYSGHLEKDQWMTCLLQELRAVNAQGMAEAILHQARQAAGGGIPDDMTVITARLEKSDS comes from the coding sequence GTGGGATTGTTGTTTGATCGCGTTGATATTTACACCTACCACAGGTCCGGCCGGGGGCCGGGAAAAAGAAAGACGCCTCGCTTCATTGGTACTCCCTCCCAGAAGACGGAATTCGGCGGCAGGACCTTTTCCCTGGCCTGGGTGGCAAAGACACTGACCAAAGAAGCCTTCATTCTTAGTTTAGTGGGATTTTTTTTAGGCAGGGTTTTATTGCTGGGAGAGTTGTCTCCTTTCGGGGTGGCCTTTACCTGTGCGGCGGCCTGGTTGTTTGAGCCCCTCCCTCTGGTGGCTGCGGCAGTAATGGTAGGCTTGTTTACGGTAACCGAAGGCTTTGCTTTTTGGAGTTCCGTGGCGGTGGTGGCTGCTGCCTTCCTGGCTATGTCCTCCATAAAATCCCAAATCAACCGCCCCCTGCTGGTGGTGCCGGGTTTAGTGACGGTGGTGACCCTTGCGGTAAGAGTTGTTTTTATTACGGTTCACGGACCTGCCCTTTATTCTTATATAACCGCTACCTTTGAGTCTTTTTTTGCCGGAGTTCTGACTTTTATTTTTCTGCAATGCCTGGAACCCTTTGCCAGAGGAGCCGTCCGGAAGACCCTGTCCGGGGAAACGGCCTTTTGCTTTATGGTTTTAATGGCCGGCATTATTGCCGGAACCGCCAACCTGGAATACCAGTTTGTTACTTTACGGGGGGTTATGAGCCGCCTGGTGATCCTGCTGGGCGCCTTAACCGGAGGAGCCGGCATCGGGGCGGCCTCCGGCGCCATTGTGGGGGTTATTCCGGGCTTTGCCTTTGTGGTATCGCCGGTCATTATCGGAGCCTTCTCCTTTGCCGGCTTACTGGCGGGGGCGGCCCGTTCCTTCGGTAAACTTGCCGTGGCAGTGGGTTTTCTGCTGGGCAACATCCTCTTGTCGGTCTACGTCTCGGATTACGGAAACCTGAAAACCGTCCTTGCGGAGACGGCCATTGCCACCGTACTGTTTTTACTGGTGCCTGCCGTTGTGCAAGAAAAGATTAAAGAGCACCTGCCCGGAAGCAGCAAAGAGGCGCCGGTTCCCACGCCCATCCAGGAGAGCCGGTTGAGGGAACTAACCGTTAACCGGATCAAAGATTGGTCTTCGGTGTTCTCCGAATTATCCAGAAGTTTTGAACAGGTTTCTTCCACCGTCCAAAAGTCACAGGAAGAACAGGGGCTGCAGCAATTGTTTGCGGAAGTGAGTAAAAAAGTCTGCGAAGGCTGCGCCCTTTACCGGACCTGCTGGGAACGGGATTACTACCGCACCTATCAAAATCTGCTGGATATATTGTCAGTGGTTGAGATCCAGGGGAAAATCAGCGTGGAGGATCTTTCCGACGACTTAAAGAAACGCTGCGCCCGGCTAAAGGAAATGTGCATTACCATTACTTGTTTATACGAGACCTATAAAGTAAACCGCTATTGGCAGCAACGCCTGCTGGAAAGCCGGGAACTGGTGTCGGAACAGCTCAAGGGAGTCTCTCAAATCATGGAAAGCCTTTCGGGGGAGCTGGAACTGGATGTGGAGCTGGACGGGGAAATTGACGAAGCCCTAAAGTATCGCTTTCAAAAACTAGGGATTGACATAGAGGATTTATATACACTGCACAAGGAAGACGGTTTGATGGAGGTTGGCATTGTCAAAGAAGCCTGCCGGGGAGAAATGGAGTGCCGGTTTACCATTGCGCCGGTTGTTTCCAAAGTGGTGGGGCGAGCCTTTAACGTGGCCAGCACCAAATGCCAGCTTAAGGAAGGGGAAGACCTGTGTACCTTTAAACTCTACCCGGCCTTAAAGTACCGGTTGGATATTGGGGTGGCCAAGCTGGGCAAAGATGGTCATCCGATTTCCGGAGACAGTTACTCGATCATTGAGTTAAAAGAGGGCAGAGTGGCCTTGCTCCTGTCGGACGGTATGGGCACCGGCCCCAAGGCAGCCAAAGAAAGCGGCACGGTGGTCTCCCTGCTGGAACACCTGCTGGAGTCCGGCTTTGGTCAAGATCTGGCCGTAAGAACCGTAAACTCCATTATGATGCTGCGATCCACGGAAGAAACTTTTTCCACTGTTGATTTGGTGGTGCTGGACCTTTATACCGGGAACGGAACTTTTCTTAAAATCGGCGCAGTGCCTAGTTATTTAGCCCGGGGGAAAAGGGTTGGCATCGTAAAAGCCAACGCGCTTCCGGTAGGAGTGCTGGAAAATATCCAATTCACTTCGGTGAACCGGGTTTTAGAAGAGGGCGACTGGCTGGTCATGGTTACCGACGGAATTTTGGATGCTTATTCAGGGCATCTGGAAAAGGATCAGTGGATGACTTGTTTACTCCAGGAGTTAAGGGCCGTAAATGCCCAGGGAATGGCCGAAGCCATACTGCATCAGGCCCGGCAGGCTGCCGGCGGAGGCATACCGGATGATATGACCGTAATTACCGCCCGGCTGGAAAAGTCAGATTCCTAG
- the tilS gene encoding tRNA lysidine(34) synthetase TilS, protein MGLLDKVRSEITRHHLLASGDLVLVGVSGGPDSVALLHLLFSLREELNIQLHVAHLNHMFRGEEAKGDASFVRDLAERWNLPCTVRALDVPAYGRERNLSAQVAAREVRYCFFREVLRATGANKLALGHHADDQAESVLMNLFRGSGLQGLAGMAPMRENLYIRPLLAVRRREIEEYCREHQLATRLDPSNLKSIYLRNKIRNRLLPLLEEEYCPGIVPVLARMAGQLRDEHEFLEQLSRQAYRQIQASCRPGQVVLDRQALSLQTRALARRMIRLAWEEIQGNRQDLTFDHVEDILERLEKGGPEKILELPCGVKAKMSLQTVTLFKGDVLAPPQPFLRSLKVPGRTELPEAGACIVVSVVDRQEVPPDLRELSSGTIALDYERITLPLMVRSRRQGDVLVPFGLGKEVKLKKLFIDRKVPRGLRDRIPLVIEESTGRILWAAGVRMAAGIEITAATRKVILLSLENGNSNNT, encoded by the coding sequence ATGGGCTTACTGGATAAAGTCCGCTCGGAGATTACCCGGCACCACCTGTTGGCTTCCGGTGACTTGGTGTTGGTCGGGGTATCCGGCGGGCCGGATTCCGTTGCACTGTTACATCTGTTGTTTTCTTTGCGGGAGGAACTGAATATCCAATTGCATGTGGCTCATCTAAATCATATGTTCAGAGGGGAGGAAGCAAAGGGGGATGCTTCCTTTGTCCGGGACTTGGCTGAACGCTGGAACCTGCCCTGTACAGTCAGAGCGCTGGATGTTCCGGCCTATGGCCGGGAAAGAAACCTTTCCGCACAGGTAGCGGCCAGGGAGGTTCGCTACTGTTTTTTTCGCGAAGTTTTGCGGGCCACCGGAGCCAATAAATTGGCTCTGGGTCACCATGCCGACGACCAAGCGGAATCGGTTTTAATGAACCTTTTTCGGGGTTCCGGTTTGCAAGGGCTGGCGGGGATGGCGCCCATGCGGGAAAATCTTTATATCCGACCTCTTTTAGCGGTCAGACGCAGGGAGATTGAGGAGTACTGCCGCGAACATCAGCTTGCCACCCGTCTGGACCCATCCAATTTAAAGAGTATTTATCTGCGCAATAAAATCCGTAACCGGCTGCTTCCCCTTTTGGAAGAAGAGTACTGCCCCGGGATTGTGCCGGTGCTGGCCCGTATGGCGGGGCAGCTCCGGGATGAACATGAATTTTTGGAACAACTGTCCCGGCAGGCCTACCGGCAGATTCAAGCTTCCTGCAGACCGGGGCAGGTGGTGTTGGACCGTCAAGCCCTATCCCTGCAGACCAGGGCTTTAGCCAGAAGAATGATCCGGCTGGCCTGGGAAGAAATCCAGGGCAACCGGCAGGATCTTACCTTTGACCATGTGGAAGATATTCTGGAACGTTTGGAAAAAGGCGGCCCGGAAAAAATTCTTGAGCTGCCTTGCGGAGTAAAGGCAAAGATGAGTTTACAAACCGTTACCCTGTTTAAGGGGGACGTTCTTGCTCCCCCCCAACCTTTTTTGCGCTCCCTGAAGGTCCCCGGGAGAACAGAATTGCCGGAAGCTGGAGCTTGTATTGTGGTCAGCGTGGTTGACAGACAGGAAGTACCCCCGGACCTCCGGGAGCTGTCTTCTGGAACCATTGCACTGGACTACGAAAGAATTACCCTGCCCCTGATGGTCCGATCCCGGCGCCAAGGAGACGTGCTGGTGCCTTTTGGATTAGGGAAGGAAGTAAAGCTAAAAAAGTTATTCATTGACCGCAAGGTGCCCAGAGGCTTGCGCGATAGAATTCCGTTGGTGATTGAAGAAAGTACCGGTCGAATCCTATGGGCAGCCGGAGTTAGAATGGCTGCCGGCATAGAGATAACCGCCGCCACCCGGAAAGTAATTCTACTGAGTCTGGAAAATGGGAATAGTAATAATACGTAA